The Hymenobacter sp. 5317J-9 genome has a window encoding:
- a CDS encoding SDR family oxidoreductase — MANNLLAGKVGIISGALNDQSIAWKVAQRAHAEGARFVLTNAPLAMRMGEINKLSEECNAPIIPADATSVEELEALFSGAQEQLGGKIDFVLHSIGMSANIRKKKHYGELDYKFFNQTIDVSALSFHKMMAVAEKLDAMNEWGSIVGLSYIAAQRAFLDYTDMTQAKAMLESIARSYGQRFGKLKKVRVNTVSQSPTKTTAGTGITGFDAFYNFADMMSPLGNAPAEACADYCISLFSDLTRYVTMQNLMHDGGFSTTGISAEIVDVLTKVAGMQE; from the coding sequence ATGGCTAACAACCTCCTCGCCGGCAAAGTCGGCATTATTTCCGGCGCCCTCAACGACCAATCCATTGCTTGGAAAGTGGCCCAGCGGGCGCACGCCGAAGGAGCCCGTTTTGTGCTCACCAACGCGCCGCTGGCCATGCGCATGGGCGAAATCAACAAGCTGAGCGAGGAGTGCAACGCGCCCATCATCCCGGCCGATGCTACGTCGGTGGAAGAGCTGGAGGCGCTGTTTTCGGGGGCGCAAGAGCAGCTGGGCGGCAAGATTGACTTCGTGCTGCACAGCATTGGCATGAGCGCCAACATCCGCAAAAAGAAGCACTACGGCGAGCTGGACTACAAATTCTTCAACCAGACCATCGACGTATCGGCGCTGTCGTTCCACAAGATGATGGCCGTGGCTGAGAAGCTCGACGCCATGAACGAGTGGGGCAGCATTGTGGGCCTGAGCTACATCGCCGCGCAGCGCGCCTTTCTCGACTACACCGACATGACGCAGGCCAAGGCCATGCTCGAAAGCATTGCCCGCAGCTACGGCCAGCGCTTCGGCAAGCTCAAGAAAGTGCGCGTGAACACGGTGTCGCAGTCGCCCACCAAAACCACGGCCGGCACCGGCATCACCGGCTTCGACGCCTTCTACAACTTCGCCGACATGATGTCGCCGCTGGGCAATGCCCCGGCCGAGGCCTGCGCCGACTACTGCATCTCGCTCTTCTCGGACCTGACCCGCTACGTGACCATGCAGAACCTCATGCACGACGGCGGCTTCAGCACCACCGGCATCTCGGCCGAGATTGTGGACGTGCTGACGAAAGTGGCCGGCATGCAGGAATAG